In Aquiflexum balticum DSM 16537, a single genomic region encodes these proteins:
- a CDS encoding PqqD family protein, which produces MLKIKKNIAISDSGFVFDPGTGDSYSLNPTGLEIVQMIKSGKSYEEILQEMIAKYEMDGESFERYFYDFTTTLKQMKLTETHGEE; this is translated from the coding sequence ATGCTAAAAATCAAAAAAAATATCGCCATCAGTGATTCTGGGTTTGTGTTTGACCCCGGTACGGGTGATTCCTATTCTCTGAATCCAACCGGATTGGAAATAGTACAGATGATCAAATCGGGCAAATCCTATGAAGAAATACTTCAAGAAATGATAGCGAAATATGAAATGGATGGGGAATCCTTTGAGAGATACTTTTATGACTTCACCACTACACTTAAGCAAATGAAACTTACGGAAACCCATGGAGAAGAGTAA
- a CDS encoding tetratricopeptide repeat protein has protein sequence MKKTLNKLVGLTFNTKSIFLTIILSGTLSISAFAQDKIIDAFKQSYSLEKTENFKGAIESLKAVYQSDSYELNLRLGWLTYLAGQVQESIDYYSKAVSLEPYAIEPKLGLALPLSVQGKWDEIEEIYQKILQIDPNNSLVNYRLGLIYYNRGNFDKADPYLEKVVNLYPFDYDGLILLAWNKLNLQKSREAKVLFQKVLMNNPDDASALEGLKLIK, from the coding sequence ATGAAAAAAACATTAAATAAGCTAGTTGGCCTGACTTTCAATACTAAATCCATTTTCCTGACAATAATCTTGTCCGGAACCCTGAGCATCAGTGCTTTTGCTCAGGATAAAATCATTGATGCTTTTAAGCAGAGTTATTCGCTTGAAAAAACCGAAAATTTCAAAGGGGCCATTGAGTCCTTAAAAGCAGTGTATCAGAGCGATTCCTACGAGCTGAACCTCAGACTTGGCTGGTTGACCTACTTGGCAGGACAGGTGCAGGAATCAATAGATTACTATTCCAAGGCTGTTTCCTTGGAGCCTTATGCCATCGAACCAAAACTGGGATTGGCGCTACCGCTTTCGGTACAAGGAAAATGGGATGAAATAGAAGAAATCTATCAAAAAATTCTACAGATAGATCCCAATAATTCCTTAGTCAATTACAGGTTGGGCTTGATTTATTACAACAGGGGGAATTTTGATAAAGCTGATCCCTATCTGGAAAAAGTTGTCAATTTGTATCCCTTTGACTATGATGGGTTGATTTTATTGGCCTGGAACAAACTTAACCTACAAAAAAGTAGGGAAGCAAAAGTATTGTTCCAAAAAGTACTCATGAACAATCCTGATGATGCTTCCGCCCTGGAAGGTTTGAAATTGATCAAATAG
- a CDS encoding alanine racemase, with product MTKLIFERPTIQRINAGLPSKYGMSHKLEPISHIDNVSIKSLIDSYGSPLFIISESTIRKTYKNAFRAFSSRYPKVQFAWSYKTNYLNAVCNIYHQEGSWAEVVSGFEYDKALANGVPGELIIFNGPDKSRQDLEKAIKKGSLIHIDHFDELYEIISLSKEIEERPKVAIRVNMDTGIYPRWDRFGFNYENGEAWDALNRIMANKKLDLLGLHTHIGTYMMSTDAYKIAATKLASLAVRLEQKHGHVLQYIDMGGGFASKNTLRGAYYPGLILLHHLMTLLRPLLQH from the coding sequence ATGACCAAATTAATATTCGAAAGGCCCACCATACAGCGCATCAATGCCGGGCTGCCCAGTAAATACGGCATGTCGCACAAATTGGAACCCATCAGTCATATAGACAATGTTTCTATCAAATCCTTAATAGATTCCTACGGTTCTCCCTTATTTATCATCTCTGAATCCACCATCAGAAAAACCTACAAAAATGCTTTTAGGGCCTTCAGTTCGCGGTATCCGAAAGTCCAATTTGCATGGTCTTATAAAACTAACTACCTCAATGCGGTCTGTAATATTTACCATCAGGAAGGTTCCTGGGCGGAGGTAGTTTCGGGCTTTGAATACGACAAGGCCTTGGCCAACGGCGTACCGGGTGAATTGATCATATTCAACGGTCCGGATAAAAGCAGGCAGGATCTGGAAAAAGCCATCAAAAAAGGCTCCCTGATCCATATCGATCACTTTGACGAATTATATGAGATTATTTCCCTCTCCAAAGAAATCGAAGAAAGACCCAAAGTAGCCATTCGTGTCAATATGGATACCGGAATTTACCCCCGTTGGGACAGGTTTGGATTCAATTATGAAAACGGTGAAGCCTGGGATGCCCTCAACCGGATCATGGCCAACAAAAAACTGGATTTATTGGGTCTGCATACCCATATCGGAACTTATATGATGAGTACGGATGCCTACAAAATAGCCGCAACCAAATTGGCTTCACTTGCAGTCAGGTTGGAACAAAAACATGGGCACGTCCTTCAATATATTGATATGGGCGGTGGTTTTGCCTCAAAAAATACCCTCAGAGGGGCATATTATCCGGGACTGATACTACTCCATCATTTGATGACTTTGCTGAGGCCATTACTTCAGCACTGA
- a CDS encoding efflux RND transporter permease subunit: MNITSISINRPSLIIVLFSVFILLGYIGFTNLSYELMPDFNQPVVVIKTVYPGAEPEEVESSVSQKIEDALSNLEGVDYLVTKSLPNASVVIANMKYGVDLDKAMLDAQRYIDNIRKDLPEQVLSPEMSKVSPNDLPIMSITATSKLSSTAFYQNMIDEYLPQIQQIKGVAEITVLGGEQREVQVKVDQEKLRQYKVSLNQVVEAINRSGLDIPAGIVQTDKKQSSVRLTGKFNTLEDFQHVQVAMPIQGSPVYVRDLAIVKDGIKEITSVSRYNGQEGIGLMLKKQGDANAVDVSRAVREKLSQLEKLHAAEGVSFIIADDSTDNTIAAVNSVVFDLILAVILVSLVMLLFLRSFRNSLIVLVAIPTSLVTAFAVMWILGYTLNLMTLLAMSLIIGILVDDATVVLENIQRHLDMGKKKRKAAMEGRMEIGFSAISITLVDVVVFLPILFLQVFVADMLKQFSVVVITSTLTSLLVGFTLTPWMASRIGKSEDLQPSNAFNRFLIWFELQLEHFISWYGRQLAWVLDHKLAFVGIVLALFAMTGLILKQGIIGKELIATGDQGKFRIYLEYDKSTSIKENNIRTLEVEQFLLQQPEVSTVFSNVGGPSTGIGSLGVGSAYKSELTVQLKDAKERNKVPTETYMKNVREELKKEFPGASYGMSALGLVPRSAPIELTLSGPNQDKVMAEAKNLKTVIENIPGADFVKLSVEEGSPEFQIIPDQDKLQRLGLNNAYVGLNVRNALSGNDDATLTQEGTEYPIRIQLDNFNRQNFDDVKRLLLVNPMGIPIELSQVAEIVQDKSPSLLERKDRQPAVTITADALGRPSGTVADEVVAYFKENPLPEDISYVWGSDIKRQNDSFGALGSVLLISFLLIYLIMVALYDSFIYPFVVLFSIPVAVIGAFLALNLSMNNLSLFALLGLIMLMGLVTKNAILIVDFTNQLKEKGYSVRDALMEAGKGRMRPILMTTLSMVFGMLPIALAAGTASEWKNGLAWVIIGGLLSSLILTVYLVPVVYEAIEMLRQKLSRKPSDEIEKKVA, translated from the coding sequence ATGAACATTACCTCCATATCAATCAACAGGCCTTCGCTGATAATTGTGCTTTTCAGCGTATTTATCCTCTTGGGCTACATAGGATTTACCAATCTTTCCTATGAGCTGATGCCTGACTTTAATCAGCCGGTTGTGGTGATTAAAACTGTCTATCCAGGTGCTGAACCGGAAGAAGTGGAAAGCTCGGTTTCACAAAAGATAGAGGATGCACTCTCCAATCTGGAGGGCGTAGACTACCTGGTCACCAAATCCCTTCCCAATGCATCAGTAGTAATAGCCAATATGAAATATGGTGTGGATCTGGACAAGGCCATGTTGGATGCCCAACGCTATATCGATAATATCCGAAAAGATTTACCCGAACAGGTTCTTTCTCCGGAAATGAGCAAAGTGTCGCCCAATGACCTGCCCATCATGTCCATTACGGCTACAAGTAAATTGAGCAGTACCGCTTTTTACCAAAATATGATAGATGAATACCTCCCTCAAATTCAGCAGATAAAAGGGGTAGCTGAAATCACTGTATTGGGTGGTGAGCAACGGGAAGTTCAGGTCAAAGTAGACCAGGAAAAACTGCGTCAGTACAAAGTTTCCCTCAACCAGGTAGTAGAAGCTATCAACCGCTCAGGTCTGGATATTCCTGCCGGAATAGTCCAGACAGATAAAAAACAGAGTTCAGTCCGACTGACCGGAAAATTCAATACCCTGGAGGATTTCCAGCATGTACAGGTTGCTATGCCCATTCAGGGAAGTCCTGTTTATGTTAGGGATTTAGCTATTGTGAAGGACGGTATCAAAGAAATCACCTCTGTCAGCCGCTATAATGGTCAGGAAGGCATAGGCCTCATGCTTAAAAAGCAAGGAGATGCCAATGCTGTAGATGTTTCCCGCGCCGTTCGGGAAAAACTATCACAACTCGAAAAACTGCATGCTGCCGAAGGGGTAAGTTTCATCATCGCAGATGACAGTACCGACAATACCATTGCAGCGGTAAATTCCGTGGTATTTGATCTGATTTTAGCCGTGATTCTGGTTTCATTGGTAATGCTGCTTTTTTTGAGAAGTTTCAGAAACTCCCTTATCGTCTTGGTGGCTATTCCAACTTCTTTGGTCACTGCGTTTGCGGTGATGTGGATCTTGGGCTATACATTGAACTTAATGACTTTGCTGGCCATGTCGCTGATTATTGGGATTTTGGTGGATGATGCCACGGTGGTTTTGGAAAATATCCAGAGACACTTGGATATGGGCAAAAAAAAGCGGAAAGCTGCTATGGAAGGGCGTATGGAGATCGGATTTTCTGCAATTTCGATTACCTTGGTGGATGTGGTGGTTTTCCTGCCAATTCTCTTTCTTCAGGTATTTGTTGCAGATATGCTGAAACAATTTTCAGTAGTGGTCATCACCTCCACCTTAACCAGTTTATTGGTAGGTTTTACGCTGACTCCCTGGATGGCATCAAGAATCGGTAAATCTGAAGATCTGCAACCCAGCAATGCCTTTAACCGGTTTTTGATCTGGTTTGAACTTCAATTGGAACATTTTATTTCCTGGTACGGGAGACAACTTGCCTGGGTGTTGGATCATAAACTGGCTTTTGTTGGAATAGTTCTGGCTCTTTTTGCAATGACCGGCTTAATCTTGAAACAGGGAATTATCGGCAAAGAGCTGATAGCTACCGGAGATCAGGGGAAATTCAGGATATATCTGGAATATGATAAATCCACAAGCATCAAAGAGAACAATATCAGAACACTTGAAGTAGAACAATTTCTGCTTCAACAGCCTGAAGTATCCACAGTGTTCAGCAATGTGGGTGGCCCTTCTACCGGAATAGGAAGTTTAGGGGTAGGTTCAGCTTATAAGTCTGAATTGACGGTGCAATTGAAAGATGCCAAAGAAAGAAACAAAGTCCCGACCGAAACCTACATGAAAAATGTACGGGAAGAATTGAAAAAAGAATTTCCAGGAGCAAGCTATGGGATGTCGGCCTTAGGCTTGGTTCCCCGGTCTGCACCCATAGAATTGACTCTTAGTGGACCCAACCAGGATAAAGTCATGGCTGAAGCCAAAAATTTAAAAACCGTTATTGAAAATATTCCCGGAGCAGACTTTGTCAAATTATCCGTGGAAGAAGGCAGTCCTGAATTTCAGATCATCCCTGACCAGGACAAGTTACAGCGATTAGGCCTCAATAATGCCTATGTTGGCTTGAATGTGAGAAATGCGCTCAGTGGCAACGATGATGCTACTTTGACGCAGGAGGGTACTGAATACCCCATTCGAATACAATTGGATAATTTCAACAGACAGAATTTTGATGATGTAAAGCGATTGCTTTTGGTCAATCCCATGGGAATACCCATCGAACTTTCACAGGTCGCGGAGATTGTGCAGGACAAATCCCCTTCCCTTTTGGAGAGGAAAGACAGACAGCCCGCGGTGACCATTACGGCCGATGCCCTTGGAAGACCATCAGGAACAGTAGCGGATGAGGTGGTAGCCTATTTTAAGGAAAATCCCCTTCCTGAAGATATCAGCTATGTTTGGGGATCGGACATCAAAAGGCAAAATGACAGCTTTGGGGCTTTGGGATCTGTTCTTTTGATTTCCTTCCTCTTGATTTATTTGATCATGGTGGCCTTATATGATAGTTTCATCTATCCTTTTGTGGTCTTATTTTCAATCCCTGTGGCAGTTATAGGTGCTTTCTTGGCACTCAACCTTTCTATGAACAATCTCAGTTTGTTTGCCCTCCTCGGCCTGATTATGCTGATGGGCTTGGTAACCAAAAACGCCATCCTGATAGTGGATTTCACCAATCAGCTTAAGGAAAAAGGCTATTCCGTCCGAGATGCCCTGATGGAAGCCGGAAAAGGCAGGATGCGTCCTATCCTGATGACTACTTTGTCCATGGTATTTGGAATGCTCCCTATTGCCCTGGCTGCAGGCACTGCTTCCGAATGGAAAAACGGATTGGCATGGGTGATAATCGGTGGACTGCTTTCCTCATTGATACTGACTGTATATTTGGTACCTGTGGTCTATGAAGCTATCGAAATGCTTAGGCAAAAGCTTAGTAGAAAACCAAGTGACGAAATAGAAAAGAAGGTAGCGTAA
- a CDS encoding tetratricopeptide repeat protein, which produces MYRKLILFVLIWGMGLSDKLSAQESLPQMDLLTYQLFQQKAWDELIKEGNKAIQNGMDYYYLRVRMGIAYYEKTNYHDAIHHLEKAIKMNNAEPYLQEYLYYAYLFAGRNAEARLIAKDFHPALKKKTQTEQISGIGKIDLAYNYTGQSDPAVLDGFTAEVPIEIDGAQFIPDKHHYYYLGFELNIAPRFSLYQGYSYLQVDHLLYSQFAGEEFLDGNYSSSLHQYYVAGNFLLSKGLSLLGGIHFMRRIFPMTTEIITGPPGRPVATLTTSNVGENDLVWFLSLYKRFNKVSLGATYYRGSLFNFTQNQGDAKLIYYPFGNLNLYTQSTFSYHLQDFGNGNTINNSVFDQQIGFKTTPWLWVEGYGTIGNMNNFLMNDGLVVFNRMDTIKQRLGGRLIMLAESNLKLTFDYTFFRNESEFFPYSGNESFNKQEYNIRSLTGILTWTF; this is translated from the coding sequence ATGTACAGGAAGCTGATCTTATTCGTCTTGATATGGGGGATGGGTCTTTCAGATAAACTCTCCGCCCAAGAAAGTCTTCCACAGATGGACTTATTGACCTATCAACTTTTTCAGCAAAAAGCTTGGGATGAACTGATCAAGGAAGGAAATAAAGCCATTCAAAATGGGATGGATTATTACTATTTGAGGGTAAGGATGGGGATAGCCTATTATGAAAAAACCAATTACCATGATGCCATCCACCATTTGGAGAAAGCCATAAAAATGAACAACGCTGAACCTTACCTTCAGGAATATCTTTATTATGCTTATTTATTTGCCGGAAGGAATGCGGAAGCAAGACTGATTGCAAAAGATTTCCATCCTGCATTGAAAAAAAAGACTCAAACCGAGCAGATATCCGGTATTGGAAAGATTGATTTGGCCTATAACTATACCGGACAATCTGATCCTGCTGTGCTTGATGGGTTTACTGCGGAGGTACCTATTGAAATTGACGGCGCTCAGTTTATTCCAGACAAACACCATTACTATTACCTGGGATTCGAATTGAACATCGCACCAAGATTTTCATTGTATCAAGGCTATTCCTATCTACAAGTCGATCACTTGTTGTATTCGCAGTTTGCGGGTGAGGAGTTTTTGGACGGGAATTATTCTTCCAGTTTGCACCAATACTATGTGGCAGGAAATTTTCTTTTGAGCAAAGGCCTTTCCCTATTAGGCGGAATTCACTTTATGAGAAGAATTTTCCCTATGACCACGGAAATTATTACGGGCCCGCCGGGAAGACCCGTAGCAACACTCACGACTTCCAATGTGGGTGAAAATGATTTGGTATGGTTCTTATCCCTTTACAAAAGGTTCAACAAGGTAAGCCTTGGAGCAACCTATTACCGGGGTTCCCTTTTCAATTTCACCCAAAACCAAGGAGACGCGAAACTGATCTACTATCCCTTTGGTAACCTGAATCTATACACCCAATCTACATTTTCTTACCATCTGCAGGATTTTGGAAATGGGAACACGATTAACAATTCGGTATTCGATCAGCAAATAGGTTTCAAAACGACCCCATGGCTTTGGGTAGAAGGGTACGGAACCATCGGAAACATGAATAATTTTTTGATGAATGACGGACTTGTGGTCTTCAATAGGATGGACACCATCAAGCAGCGGCTGGGCGGAAGGTTAATTATGCTCGCTGAATCTAATTTGAAATTAACCTTCGACTATACCTTTTTCAGGAATGAAAGTGAGTTTTTCCCTTACTCGGGAAATGAAAGTTTCAATAAACAAGAATACAACATACGATCCCTAACAGGCATATTAACATGGACATTCTAA
- a CDS encoding urea transporter produces the protein MKKLAWFPEALFNSYAQVFFSNNKWFGIILLLLTFVDFYVGIFGLISVTTALFTGYFIGLYENNIRQGYYGFNSLLVGVGLSIYFQPSPLLLVLVIISGMLTVFLSLAFEGILGKYGLPFLSLPFILVFWILRLATREFESLGLSERGVYVLNELYLLGGRNLVTMYEWWNQIPFHTSLKTYFLSIGAIFFQQNVFSGFFAALGLLIYSRIGFTLSLLGFYIAYLFYILLGVPFSEVSYSYIGFNYILTAIALGGYFIIPNRSTYLSLLFIIPITAVIGISLQQVFNLFYLPVHSFPFNVTVLLFLYGLKFRVDNRIGLSTIFWQQQSPEKNLYNFLTFQERFGKGSPLPIYLPFFGEWTVTQGHNGTFTHKDDWRHAWDFEIQDEQGKTYQDEGDFLTDYYCFDKNVLAPADGEVETLVNDIEDNSIGKRNLDKNWGNTIVIKHSEFLFSKLSHLKKGSILPKIGDKVFKGEIIAKAGNSGNSAYPHLHFQLQATPFIGSKTIDYPLSDFWMKYEEKETLEAVGNPPMLAKVSTLTPNPQLKKAFSFVIGNQIQWETNKGEKVIWEVKRDYLLNTYLECKATDSRAFYKLDEGTLHLIHFVGNRKSLLYQFYLAAYKISFGYSNKLQLRDSFPVNMVFNPNRIFFQDIIAPFYRFLKGEYLLSYPDKARGLGQQNIVLNGKAIKSAFGKEIEHSEFLFQIGANGLQNFQFKNKNLQTQAKCTGS, from the coding sequence ATGAAAAAACTGGCATGGTTTCCGGAAGCACTGTTCAACAGCTACGCACAGGTATTCTTTTCCAATAACAAATGGTTTGGAATTATCCTGTTATTGCTGACTTTCGTGGATTTCTATGTAGGAATCTTTGGACTGATATCAGTGACCACTGCATTGTTTACCGGCTATTTTATCGGCCTCTATGAAAATAATATCCGGCAGGGTTATTATGGATTCAATTCATTGCTGGTAGGTGTTGGCCTGTCCATCTACTTCCAACCCAGTCCGCTGCTTTTGGTCTTGGTGATTATCTCAGGAATGCTGACGGTATTTTTATCGCTTGCTTTTGAGGGCATTTTGGGAAAATATGGCCTTCCCTTTCTGAGTTTGCCTTTCATCCTTGTTTTTTGGATACTCAGGTTGGCTACCCGAGAGTTTGAATCTTTGGGATTAAGTGAAAGGGGCGTTTATGTATTGAATGAATTATATCTACTGGGTGGAAGGAATTTGGTCACCATGTATGAATGGTGGAACCAAATCCCATTTCACACCTCTTTAAAAACATATTTTCTTTCCATTGGTGCAATTTTCTTTCAGCAGAATGTCTTTTCGGGTTTTTTTGCTGCCCTTGGTTTATTGATTTATTCCAGAATAGGTTTCACGCTTTCTTTGTTGGGTTTCTACATTGCCTACCTGTTTTATATTCTGTTGGGTGTTCCCTTCTCGGAGGTTTCTTACAGCTACATAGGCTTCAATTATATCCTGACCGCCATCGCATTGGGAGGCTATTTTATCATCCCGAATAGAAGCACCTATTTAAGCCTGTTATTTATCATCCCCATCACTGCGGTGATAGGTATTTCCCTTCAGCAAGTTTTTAATCTTTTTTATTTGCCGGTGCATTCATTCCCATTCAATGTGACCGTATTGCTGTTTCTCTATGGACTGAAATTCAGGGTGGACAATCGGATAGGTTTGAGTACCATTTTCTGGCAACAGCAATCGCCGGAAAAAAACCTGTATAACTTTCTCACTTTCCAGGAGAGGTTTGGCAAAGGAAGTCCATTGCCCATTTATTTACCCTTTTTCGGGGAATGGACAGTGACCCAGGGTCATAATGGAACTTTTACCCACAAAGACGATTGGAGACATGCTTGGGATTTTGAAATTCAGGACGAGCAGGGAAAAACTTACCAAGATGAGGGAGACTTTCTTACAGACTACTATTGCTTTGACAAAAATGTATTGGCTCCTGCAGATGGAGAAGTTGAAACTTTGGTCAATGACATAGAAGACAATTCAATTGGAAAAAGAAACCTGGATAAAAACTGGGGCAATACAATAGTCATCAAACATTCGGAATTTTTATTCAGCAAACTCAGTCACCTGAAAAAAGGCTCCATATTGCCAAAAATCGGGGACAAAGTATTTAAAGGAGAAATCATTGCCAAAGCCGGAAATTCAGGCAATTCCGCTTATCCGCACCTCCACTTTCAGTTGCAAGCCACTCCTTTTATCGGTTCTAAAACCATCGATTATCCTCTTTCAGATTTTTGGATGAAATATGAGGAAAAAGAAACTTTGGAGGCAGTCGGTAATCCTCCAATGCTGGCAAAAGTTTCCACTTTAACTCCTAATCCGCAACTGAAAAAGGCCTTTTCTTTTGTCATTGGCAACCAAATCCAATGGGAAACCAATAAAGGGGAAAAAGTCATTTGGGAAGTAAAAAGGGACTACTTGCTCAATACTTACCTTGAATGTAAAGCAACAGATTCCAGAGCTTTTTATAAATTGGATGAAGGGACTCTCCATTTAATCCATTTTGTGGGTAACCGGAAATCTTTGTTATATCAATTTTATTTGGCTGCTTATAAAATCAGCTTTGGATATTCCAATAAGCTCCAATTGAGGGACAGTTTCCCGGTAAATATGGTCTTCAATCCAAATAGGATATTTTTTCAGGATATTATTGCACCCTTTTATCGGTTTTTAAAAGGAGAGTATCTTCTTTCCTACCCCGATAAGGCAAGGGGATTGGGGCAGCAAAATATAGTGCTCAATGGTAAGGCAATCAAATCAGCGTTCGGGAAAGAAATCGAACATTCCGAGTTTCTATTTCAGATTGGGGCCAATGGATTACAAAATTTTCAGTTTAAAAACAAAAACCTTCAAACCCAGGCAAAATGTACAGGAAGCTGA
- a CDS encoding type III PLP-dependent enzyme domain-containing protein encodes MSSEIKPDNLPMLILENGRALIDDAGYLAGTVLANKRLADGRRATIIDAGVNILFTAFWYEHDIRPVEPVSEQTEDTTIYGPLCMNIDVIRGNVMFPLLKKGDQYVIRRVGAYNNTQWLQFISMRPNVVMLDAKGNPHLIRKNETLETINSQELTPEHLKNFDL; translated from the coding sequence ATGAGCAGTGAAATCAAACCTGATAACCTTCCTATGTTGATTTTGGAAAATGGTCGTGCGCTGATTGATGATGCCGGTTATTTAGCGGGTACAGTTCTTGCCAATAAAAGATTGGCAGATGGCAGAAGGGCTACGATTATTGATGCAGGTGTCAATATCTTGTTTACTGCATTTTGGTACGAACATGACATCAGGCCTGTGGAACCAGTCTCCGAACAGACAGAAGATACAACCATTTATGGGCCATTATGTATGAATATTGATGTCATCAGGGGAAATGTTATGTTCCCTCTCCTTAAAAAAGGAGATCAATATGTCATCAGAAGAGTTGGGGCCTACAACAACACCCAATGGCTGCAATTCATCAGCATGAGACCTAATGTAGTGATGCTTGATGCAAAGGGGAATCCACATTTGATCAGAAAAAACGAAACGCTGGAAACCATAAATTCTCAGGAACTGACACCTGAACACCTGAAAAATTTCGACCTATAA
- a CDS encoding c-type cytochrome — MKTEKINLLLTVLIATSFLFGFSLKETNIYNIVPELTKGKTDDIKGLKLMSQYCLSCHNPDMGGGHASRLGPPIFKVREHYFREGISKEEFTSSILNFVKNPSQDKSKMQGAVRNFGLMPPLVIPQEDLELIVNYIYENDLSSEAWKKEWNEFKVSL, encoded by the coding sequence ATGAAAACCGAAAAAATAAATCTCCTACTCACAGTCCTGATTGCGACGTCATTTCTCTTTGGATTCAGCCTGAAAGAAACTAACATCTACAATATTGTTCCCGAACTCACCAAAGGTAAAACAGATGATATCAAAGGGCTGAAACTCATGTCCCAATATTGCCTTTCCTGTCATAACCCCGATATGGGTGGTGGTCATGCCAGTCGACTGGGTCCGCCGATTTTCAAAGTCAGGGAACACTATTTCAGAGAAGGAATTTCCAAAGAAGAATTTACATCAAGCATACTCAACTTTGTAAAAAACCCTAGCCAGGATAAATCCAAGATGCAAGGTGCTGTAAGAAACTTTGGATTGATGCCGCCACTAGTGATACCCCAAGAGGATTTGGAATTGATTGTCAATTATATCTACGAAAATGACCTTTCTTCTGAAGCATGGAAAAAGGAGTGGAATGAATTTAAAGTCAGCCTTTGA
- a CDS encoding ATP-grasp domain-containing protein — translation MEKSKLTVALSGLNNIDSPGPGIPVTRGLRDSLKIDPKIIGLAYDNLEPGPYMHELIDKTYKVPYPSDGVEPLLERIRYIHEKEHIDVLIPNFDSELFTFMKSEKVLKEMGIRTFLPTMQQFEERHKSNLPQFGEKYGVKVPYSEPIGSIMDFRKIEDKFEYPVVVKGKFYDAYIAYDFEQVGIYLNKIAAKWGLPIVIQEFVKGTEVNVVALGDGNGNTIGAVPMRKTYITDKGKGWGGITLEDPVMLELTHKIISQTKWRGGMELELIRTSDNELYMIEINPRLPAWVYLAVAAGQNLPEALVMLAMEMEVKPFTHYEVGKMFIRYSYDMICDLKEFEQLSTKGEL, via the coding sequence ATGGAGAAGAGTAAATTAACGGTCGCTTTATCCGGACTTAATAATATTGACAGCCCCGGGCCGGGAATACCGGTCACACGGGGATTACGGGATTCTCTTAAAATTGATCCGAAAATCATCGGATTGGCCTATGATAATCTGGAACCCGGACCTTATATGCATGAGCTGATTGACAAAACCTACAAGGTGCCCTACCCTTCCGATGGAGTTGAGCCACTATTGGAAAGAATCAGATACATCCATGAAAAGGAACACATTGATGTGCTTATTCCCAATTTTGATTCAGAACTTTTCACGTTCATGAAATCAGAAAAAGTGCTAAAAGAGATGGGTATCAGGACTTTTCTTCCTACCATGCAGCAGTTTGAAGAAAGACATAAATCCAACCTGCCTCAGTTTGGAGAAAAATATGGCGTGAAAGTCCCATACAGTGAGCCCATTGGCAGTATCATGGATTTTAGAAAAATCGAGGACAAATTTGAATACCCTGTAGTCGTCAAGGGTAAGTTCTATGATGCCTACATTGCCTATGATTTCGAACAAGTAGGGATTTATCTCAATAAAATCGCGGCCAAATGGGGACTACCTATCGTAATTCAGGAATTTGTCAAAGGTACGGAAGTCAATGTGGTAGCACTGGGGGACGGGAATGGCAATACTATTGGAGCGGTACCTATGCGAAAAACGTATATTACAGATAAAGGGAAAGGCTGGGGCGGAATCACTTTAGAAGACCCTGTGATGCTGGAATTGACCCATAAGATCATTTCCCAAACCAAATGGAGAGGTGGTATGGAACTGGAACTTATCCGGACTTCAGACAATGAACTCTATATGATAGAAATTAACCCAAGATTACCTGCATGGGTCTATCTGGCTGTTGCCGCCGGACAAAATCTACCGGAAGCACTGGTCATGTTGGCTATGGAAATGGAGGTAAAGCCCTTCACCCACTACGAAGTCGGGAAAATGTTCATCAGGTATTCCTATGACATGATCTGCGATTTGAAAGAATTTGAACAGCTCTCCACTAAAGGAGAACTTTAA